The stretch of DNA cttttttctctgtctgtattATCTTCAACacccctatgaaattgtccatgcattcttttctttattcatctattttcagtttcattcattctcaaatcatcgtacagtgctttatctttgcaatcttccatcctacacaagcctgaccttcttaatTCCAATAATAGCGATTCTGTAgcatttttttacataccatgctatgctGTTTTCTTCAAATTCACCCTCAAGGCATCGTTCGACCTGGGGCGGTAGTAGAAGTCATTTatccaagataccacacagtgggactgaacctgatgattgtaaagcgagcttcttactcATCttgccatgcctgcgcctatggaTATTTTGTCAAGAATCGTTGACCTGGAATTACTTCCGAAATGAAATCGCGCTTCCGGTTTGAAATAACTCTACAGGCATAGTAATGCTTATAGCCGGAAATGCGAAAATTGACAGGTTATTGGCCTGAGAGATTATCTCTAAATGCTGCTATCGTGTTTTTGTTGGCTTTGGTTGCCGACTAGATCTGTCAAAAATATCTCTTACTCGCCATCCGTTCATAAGGAAGGgacatgaaattttttttctctttcttttggtgGTAAAGACAGTGGCTAAAATCAAAAAGGCTAAGAACTAGATTTTCGTATTTAAGTTTAAGGTGAGAGAAGAACTCTATAGAGCATTTTATGAAAGATGACTGGAGGATTTATTGGTGGATGGAAGGAAAACCCTTCAGTTTCCTGAGAAATCTTTGACTTTGAAGTGGACAGAATAAAATCACTCGTAGAAGAGACTAGTCAGGATTTAATGTATGTATCTTGTACTTCCTAAGAAGCCATCTCTTACCTGTAAggatcttataaatatatatatgtatatcattgctcttatgcaaaagtgtcgtaagcccaaaacgttgctttttcagaaaacgaaaaagtagtttcaccattccatagcaaaatcgttgttttctttcttaatgCATGTTACATTTTTTCTCTCACTATATCATGATAGCAATAATTAtagtatgtaaggcggcgagctggcagaaacgttagcacgccggacgaaatgctttgaggtatttcgtccgccgctgcgttctgagttcaaattccgccgaggttgactttgcctttcatcctttcggggtcgattaaataagtaccagttacgcactggggtcgataaaatcaacttaatccgtttgtctatccttgtttgtcctctctgtgttttagtcccttgtgggttgtaaagaaataggtatttcgtctgtctttacgttctaaggtcaaattccgcctttcatactttcgatcTAACCAACCGGCACCCTCCCCgtcaaaaaatttcgggccttgtacctagagtagaaaagaataataatatatgtatctgtgtatgtatacatgtgtgtgtgtgtatgtatgtatgtatgtatgtatgtatgtatgcgtgaatgtatgtatgtgtgtagatagaaagatataccctagacacacatacatggcaGAGTATCACATAATATAGTGattgtttttttacttgttgaGTCTGGACGAAGGGAGAATGCTCATGACTTAGTGGGCCTTTCGAGATCAGTGAGACTGGTGCTATTACTGCACCATATAAGACTTGAGCAGCGAGGAGATTAGAGCGAGGTGTTCTGGGTAGGTTGAACTACCAGCGCAGGTCCGAAATAGGTGAACTCAACAAAAACTGAATAGAGATGGAAAGAAGACTGGGTTGGGATTCCCGAGAGATAGATGTAGGAGACTAGGCAGCTCTGAAgaacagaggccattatagtatAGATAGAAAAGACAGGGGAGGAGCCAATGTGCTTATGGGGAAGAAGTTGGTGTGTATCTGTAAGTGATTGAATACAAATTTACTGAGTGGCTCTTTCTCTGGACGTGGTCCAAGGTATCAGTGTACATAGCAACACCGTCCCAGACGTCGGAAAACTGTGAAAAGAAATGTTGGTATGGCCCCACTGaagtattctttcagtgtctccgTTTATTAAATCAGGACTTGTTTGGCTGCATGTGGTTGATATGTTTGAGGAAGGATAGAGAGTAATGAAAAGTTATGTCATCTTCATAAAAGTAGGCGTTGTTAGGTGGCAACAAGCAGGTCGTAGATATACAGAAGgaaaagagagtgggagacagaacAGAACTCTGGGAAACACCAAAGTGGATTGAGAGTAGGGCGGAAAAAACTCCGTCAGTAGTTACCATGATAGTGCGATCAGGTAGGAAACTATAGATCCAAGAGAGAATGGATGGGGATTGTCTATAGGCGAGAAATTTTGACAGATTTACATACCGGTGGAAGATTGATAACCCACAGGCGAGTGACATAAAAGAGTTGGAAAATTTCATGAAGTGAGATTATCCAAATAATTAAGAGATAAAAATTCCTTCCAGGTGAacttaaaatctaaaaacaagcaAGACATAATTCTAAGATCAGTTTGGTACACTAGTCGAAATGTGGCATTTTGATTGTCTTAGTCATTTGCGTTGGTCTCGTGATTATATACCGTAAATACTCGAGTATAATcggcattttttccccaaaatttaaaggtcaaaatccctagtgcgtcctatatacgaggttaacaatgaaaaattattttctaagcaatgtccgagtctctatttcctgtccggcaatgtttattcagacgcattttgtgttgtcgggcgcgaaaatactttAATAACACCTAAGCCAGAaaacaatgaagtcataaaagaatcatccataacatgcagtaagcaatatttattaaaagttattagttatttctttattctctgcaaacaaaatgcacaaaaaaagctaCGTTTGCATCATGTTATATCTACAATAATAataggacgttaccatatacatttttacaaaccaaggacgttatatagaactCCTTGACTAAAGTTagaggagtgcgtattatacacaaggtttaggtttttcagaggtacagccccctaaaaatcgctgcgtattatattcaagggcggactatactcgaggatttacggtaactgAAAATTGAACATTAGTACTCAATTTACAATAATATACCTTATTTGAAGTACTTAGATGTGAAGAAACAAGATCAAGTGATTaaatcaatggttctcaaccagggtccatatcgCCCTTGGGAGGAATATAGGATTTTGTTGCTATggtttatctgcaataaatcgcttatatttctacaatatacaaaatgaacgaatttttaatacaattcttaatattttgtatcaaaataatagcattttattaaaacatcaaatggctttgtgggtccacctgagtaaaataggaatcaagggGTTCTTTAAGCGaaaatggttgagagccactgGGCTCAGTGGTTCAATTCCTTGAACGGACAGCGAGTTTCTCCTTGGGCACATTTATTTAATGATCAAGTATAAAGAGGCGGCTACACAAGCGCTGGGTTGGTGCAGAAGTCAACCGCTGACGAGCAGCGGCCGGCTTGTACTTCAGTTATGTCCCTTTGTGCCTTGCATTATCTCACCGAGGTTGAGCTTATAGTTTTTCCTTCGCTGTTGCAACTAACAGTTGATTAGAAAAATCTATTTAACGGATCTACTTCTCtccaattttatagtattgcgtgaaaatttggaataaaaattttcagaaataagtTTCCGGTCAATATTGTACCTAACAGCATTGTTTTCAAAATCAAAGCTATGTTAATGTAAATTCGGTcttctagggtcgataaaatacatagCTGCAGGTTTTCAATTCAGAAGCGTCTTCAATATTTCCGCTGTATGCCCAGTAATAAAATACTAGCATAGAGTCCTTTGAAAATTTCTTCAAACCTTTATTTCCAACTAACATTAATTTTCGTAATAGAGAAGCGCTCAAACGTGTCCATAACATTGATTACATATCAAAATTATGGTTTTATAGTAATACTTATTTGTCATTAAAATACATGACGTGCGAACACTAAATTTTGTTATACAAACCGGGGTCCAACTTCGAGGAAAGTCCTTCATCCTAACTCCATAAGATGGAGGAAATTTACTACGCATTTAAAATCAACCTTCCCATCCAAAACAATATTAAAGTAACTGTTAATTCAGCAGTAATCACAGACAAACTAAAGTCTATGTAGCCGCTAaacttgttagaaacagcagctaaaatcCTTGAAATACTGGTGTCTTTCGAAGACAAGACAATGCAATTCTAGATGTAGTctagagggaaaaaaattaagCTTTCAGTGAACCGATGATTTCCGTTTGCAGCAGTCAGCTGTCGCTTGTCAACGCGTTCATCTGGAACATGTTCAAAATAGCCGAGAAGGGCTACCTGGAAGGAaccttaaattttaaatattcgaTATTAACACTTCTCCGATAATCAACTTGTTCTATCTCGGTTTGTTATTCACACAACGAAATATCTGATAGAAGACATACCACTTCCCCACAACGTTTACAGAACAGTAAATCGAGCTAACTAGGTTGGCTGTTACCTCGACCTAGCACGAAAACAAGCAGCCGCAATACCAGTGTTTAAATACATGGGGCGAACGTTAACGACTCAGACAacgaaatagcagctaaatcatacCCAGCCTCAACTACTGGGAATACCTTTCATAGCGTAATCTACTGAAGATTAATTGCTGGTATTTTTGGACGCTTGACATTTACTCGATCAGATGACCTGGGGGGAAAAAAGACACGCAGCGAACGAAATCTAAAAGACAATATCTAGGCCTAATACAGGCCACCTCTAAACCGACTAAACTTGCCCTTAAAGTGTTGGCTCTTCGGAACCCGCATTAAGATGTTTAACCAGTCAATTTAAGTACTGTGAGTATAACGAGACTAAATAATTTAGTCTCGTTAATCCTTGCATATTTAGGGTTTCCTtgatttgaaaaatgaaagtttacatcCGTTGGTCAGTTTGAAACGACTGCTTCCTGTTAACATCGACATGAATTGGACAAATCTTCGTCAGTTCCAGTTTTAGTGATCAAgacgaaaaatgaaaatatatctgcAATATGAAATAACAATCATAGCTCCGATGTCTGTCATAACCAACATCTTACACTGATTGGAAAATGGTTAAAGAAGCTTATCCACCCGATAAACATAAATAATACGTAGTAATAGATCTTGTTTATAACAGACATCTTCAATGTaggatataaaagaaataacgAAACTCATTAAATAAAGTTCATATTTTATTTGTACGTACATGGAACGTGACAAATTCCAAAATGAATCCCCACAAGAACCCTCTCAGAGTCAAATAGACAGTGTTCGTGGGCGAGATATAATGAAAGTTTGAACTAGTGTCAGTGTTGGGACTGGTGTTGTGATTAAATAAATACGCATTTGATTATTCATGAGGGATAATGAATGGCGTGATCAGTTCAGGATTCACTCACAGAGTGAAGTTTAATATTAACGTTTTTCCCCTAAAGTAATCGATCGATGAAGATCGATGAGAAAAGTTTAAGGTGATGAGTTTTtagtacaaatgttttttttaatatccgAAGATATTATGGTGAGGTGAGAGTTGAATGATGAACATGACAAAACTAATTTGTATTCATGGGAAATGTGCTGAAAAGTggatgaaatatttttgtatacagCGATGAgccaaaatacatttttttttttgccctaaaaatatagattttaaaagttTCTGGAATTAACAGACCAAATAGTTGGGGCAATCACAAGAGAAAACTTCCTCACACCAACTAACGTTATCGAAGCTGTCGTTGAGATGGATAGCAGCTCGAGAACTCAGacaatgtgtgtataatatatgtacatcagGATGTTAAGTAATGAAGAATGATTGTTTTCTGTTGTATTCTTGGAGGCTGCAGTCTGTATACAAAGTATTTCTATAGAAACATTAGTTCACTCCCTTTAAACAGCAACTATTTCTTGGATGCAGACTTCTTTGGCTTTGGTTTAGATTTGGTACTTTTTTTGGCAGCTGTTTTTGGTTTCTTTGGTGATTTTGGCTTTTTCACGGGTTTGGCAACTTTCgctttctttacttttttgtCTGTCTTCTTGGGTGACTTGGTTACTTTCTTCGGAGCCTTGGCCttctttggttttgttttacCGGCGCTCTTGgcctttgtcttctttttctcttcctttttagcTGAACCGAGCTTGAAAGATCCAGATGCACCGGATCCCTTGGATTGTTTCAAGGCCCCAGAACGTACACCACGTTTAAGACCCAATTTTAACTGTGCTATAGCCCCTTTGTCATCGGGAGATACTTTGTACTGTTTGACAATATATTTGATAATGGCTTGACGAGAAGAACCCCCTTTTTCAGCAAGGGCAGTGATAGCTTCTGTGATCATGGTATTGTAAGCCGGATATCTGGAAgctttttttgcttttgctgCTTTTTTGGTTGTGGCGGCGGCCTTCTGTTCAGTTGCTTCAGCCATGTCGGGTTTGACAGAAATACACTGGTCGGGAAGGTAAAAAGTTAAAAACCGAAAGACAAACAATAATAGAAAGAGCGAGCGAgctagtggtagtagttgtaataacaacagcagccagCTAACGAAGTTCACCTACAGGATGAGATAAGAGTAtcaaccacaaccgccaccaccaactGATGTAAGCAGCGCGCGGACGTAGCAGAAAACACACAACATTGCTTAGCGCTCACCTTAGAAATGTAGCCTGCTGTACAACTAGTGTGTTTATTAACCAACTTCATCAGTTGGTTGGAAATAATTGaactaattaaaaatttttatttagtgATAATCATCATCTGCAGACATTAAACTTTCTTTCTAAGTAATTTTTATCCACATTCCAGCTATTTATGcaggtttattttaaaatttagtcaGCTCCACTCACACTGTAAAACTCGGCTAGCATacttctaatttttatatttcaaaaactaatgtatgtattttaacaaaatttgtaCAGATAATAGTTTATAGATACAAAATTAATTATATGGTTCTAAACTAGATTTTGGCTGCACAATCTCTCTGTAAAGTTGAGATGAAGAAAGATACGAGAAACACAACTGCTCCGACTGCCGCCATTTTCCCTCGAATTAGAATGTCAACATTTGCAATAAAGCtttgaaataatagaaatatatatatttcccaataTATTTAATAACTCCGATTTACCATAAAATCACTATCAAGTACATTTCTAGCATTCATTTATCCTGCAAACTCGGCTAACAACCTACAGAAGTAAGTTCAATCTATGATAACTACTGGTGAGTGTTGTGCGCAAGGAGAAATAGAAAGCAGTTCCAACTCACAAAATTATAACATTATTTTACTTAATATCCTTCGTTAACGTACAaagatttattatattaatatattttcagttataaTATAAACCTATGAAGATAATGTACTATATCTTATGATGGTTTACATAAAATATAGCAGTTTTTCTATTAAAGAATGGTTACAAACAAGGTACATAAGATCTTCCTAATATACCAtggtttttctttatatttatttctgcatctaaaactgagaaaACGATACAGGTTCAGAGTATAAGAAATTAAGTGATTGattcttcattttcattaattTGGCTTGTATtgataaagaacaaaaaattaaatgtctgttatttcttttagaaaatcttttca from Octopus sinensis linkage group LG2, ASM634580v1, whole genome shotgun sequence encodes:
- the LOC115231716 gene encoding histone H1.0-B; the encoded protein is MAEATEQKAAATTKKAAKAKKASRYPAYNTMITEAITALAEKGGSSRQAIIKYIVKQYKVSPDDKGAIAQLKLGLKRGVRSGALKQSKGSGASGSFKLGSAKKEEKKKTKAKSAGKTKPKKAKAPKKVTKSPKKTDKKVKKAKVAKPVKKPKSPKKPKTAAKKSTKSKPKPKKSASKK